A stretch of the Acyrthosiphon pisum isolate AL4f chromosome A2, pea_aphid_22Mar2018_4r6ur, whole genome shotgun sequence genome encodes the following:
- the LOC100166872 gene encoding fatty acyl-CoA reductase wat-like, with protein MEESIPAESFRNGTIFVTGSTGFLGKILTEKLLRSCSMKKIALLVRSKKRLNSSQRVADICNQSMFDRLRIEKPDFMTKIKIIDGDLEQPSLGLSPRDHDWLIENVNFVFHCAATIKFNETLPIALSINIQGTENLLELATKMNNLKGFVHVSTAYSHCPRSEINEQFYPVSISAKELKKLIKRDENTHNVSVDWPNTYTFTKALIENVISTNENKLPISIFRPSIIGCTKSEPEPGWVDNMNGVSGIISPLIVGILRTVQLSTDKISDIVPVDYTVNALISVMWDTVNRHRDGNKKNKEPKIYNYVSSVESSVHWEKIIQYTFETYHQVPPLESMWYIFCIFSANRWVVNILRFFLHRIPGALVDLSFIIRGENPKMLKIYKKIENMTDLLKDFTTCEWKFDNSNTRELWSSLSQEDRKTFWFSFEEFDWKSYIQCTVYGIRKHILHEDLSNTTRALSKNRKLFWLHLLCIFLIIYIVFQVYWMFMT; from the exons atgGAAGAAAGCATACCAGCTGAATCGTTTAGGAATGGGACTATTTTTGTTACCGGAAGTACGGGGTTTTTGGGGAAAATACTCACTGAAAAATTGCTCAGATCttgttcaatgaaaaaaattgcaCTGCTTGTTAGAAGTAAGAAAAGACTCAATTCAAGTCAAAGGGTAGCAGATATCTGCAATCAATCT ATGTTTGACCGCCTTCGAATTGAAAAGCCCGACTTCATGactaagataaaaattattgatggaGATTTGGAACAACCCTCACTAGGTTTATCACCAAGAGATCATGATTGGTTGATAGAAAAtgtgaattttgtttttcactgtgCTGCAACAATCAAATTCAATGAAACCCTTCCAATagcattaagtataaatattcaaGGAACAGAGAATCTATTAGAACTAGCAACTAAAATGAATAATCTTAAG GGTTTCGTTCATGTATCAACCGCTTATTCGCATTGCCCGAGAAGTGAAATCAACGAACAATTCTATCCAGTTTCAATATCAgccaaagaattaaaaaaattaattaaacgagATGAAAACAcgcataa CGTTTCGGTAGATTGGCCAAATACATACACTTTTACTAAAGCGctaatagaaaatgtaatatcaacaaatgaaaataaattgccGATCTCAATATTTCGTCCTTCAATTA tagGGTGCACAAAATCTGAACCGGAACCAGGTTGGGTGGATAATATGAATGGAGTATCTGGCATAATTTCTCCCTTAATCGTCGGTATTTTAAGAACAGTTCAATTGTCCACGGATAAAATTTCTGATATTGTCCCAGTTGACTACACTGTCAATGCACTGATTAGTGTAATGTGGGATACAGTAAATAG ACATCGAGatggtaacaaaaaaaataaggaacCAAAAATTTATAACTACGTGTCTAGTGTAGAAAGCTCAGTACATTGGGAAAAAATCATACAATACACGTTTGAAACATACCACCAGGTGCCACCGTTGGAATCGATgtggtatatattttgtatattttctgCCAATCGATGGGTCGttaatattttgagattttttttacacCGGATACCTGGTGCGCTTGTAGATTTGTCATTCATTATTCGTGGCGAAAATCctaa AATgctgaaaatttacaaaaaaatagaaaatatgacTGATTTACTTAAAGATTTTACAACGTGTGAATGGAAATTTGACAACAGCAATACTCGAGAATTATGGTCGTCACTAAGTCAAGAGGATCGCAAGACATTTTGGTTCAGTTTCGAAGAATTTGATTGGAAATCATACATACAATGTACCGTTTACGGGATTAGGAAACACATTTTACATGAAGACTTAAGTAACACGACGAGAGCATTGTCAAAAAATCGAAA GTTATTTTGGTTGCATCTGTTGTGTATTTTCCTTATTATATACATCGTATTCCAAGTATATTGGATGTTTATGACATAA